The Nocardioides ginsengisegetis region CCACCGACACCCTCGACACACGACTGCATCTCGGCAGTGCGTTCGGAGGGCTCATCGTGCTCGCAGTGGCCACGAACCTGCCCGAAGTCGCGATCACAGTCAGCGCGGCGTTGGCGGGGAACGTTGACATCGCCGTCGGCAACATCCTGGGCGGGATCGCCATCCAGACGGTGGTGATCGCGGTACTGGACATGCTCGGGAAGCGCGCGCCGGACGCAAAGCCGCTCACCTACCGGGCGGCCTCGCTCACCCTCGTGCTCGAGGCCCTCGTCGTCGTGGCCGTGCTCACGGTCGTCGTCGCGGGCAGCCAGCTGCCATCCAACCTGGTGGTCGCTCGGTTGACGCCGGACGTGATCCTGATCGCCATCTTGTGGGTGGTCGGGCTGCTCCTTGTCCAGCGCGCGGGCCGTGGCCTGCCGTGGCACCAGGGGGGAGAAGCACCGGATGCGACCCCGCACCCGCAAGGGCATCGCACGCGTCACCGAAGCCACTCACAGGCGGCGGAAGCTTCGGGATCGGAGAAGGCACCAGACACCCAGCACCGGTCCACGCGCCGTACCGCGACCCTGTTCGCAGCAGCAGCTGTGGCCACGCTGGTCGCCGGGGTGACACTCGAGAAGTCAGGCGAGGCGGCCTCCTCACAGATCGGGCTCACCGGCGTCCTTTTCGGCGCCACGGTGCTGGCCCTGGCGACCTCCCTGCCAGAGATCTCCACCGGCCTCCAGGCGGTCCGTCAGGGCGACGACAACCTCGCGATCAGTGACATCTTCGGGGGCAACGCCTTTCTGCCAGTGCTCTTCCTCGTCGCAACCGTCATCTCCGGCAATGCGATTCTGCCGCGCGCCCACGCCAGCGACATCTACCTCACCGCACTCGCCGCGTTGCTCACCCTCGTCTACGCGGT contains the following coding sequences:
- a CDS encoding sodium:calcium antiporter, producing the protein MDSLPMWLLLTIFVASAGVIWGAGILLSETTDTLDTRLHLGSAFGGLIVLAVATNLPEVAITVSAALAGNVDIAVGNILGGIAIQTVVIAVLDMLGKRAPDAKPLTYRAASLTLVLEALVVVAVLTVVVAGSQLPSNLVVARLTPDVILIAILWVVGLLLVQRAGRGLPWHQGGEAPDATPHPQGHRTRHRSHSQAAEASGSEKAPDTQHRSTRRTATLFAAAAVATLVAGVTLEKSGEAASSQIGLTGVLFGATVLALATSLPEISTGLQAVRQGDDNLAISDIFGGNAFLPVLFLVATVISGNAILPRAHASDIYLTALAALLTLVYAVGLIFRPQRRVLGMGVDSLSVCVLYLVGLGGLIAITR